TTCTTCTCGATGAAGGCTTTGAAATGAGTCAATTTTCCGTTTATATGAGATTTTGCGGAACCAGGGATAAAATAGATGCTTATATTAGTAAAATTGAAGCAAACATTCCTCCCAATGGAAAAGTCAGCATTCTCTTTTTTACAGATAAACAATATGGTAATATCATAAATTTTTTCAACCGGGAAAAAAGAAAATTACCAATAAAATCA
The DNA window shown above is from Candidatus Cloacimonadota bacterium and carries:
- the cas2 gene encoding CRISPR-associated endonuclease Cas2, translating into MISGHRLMWMLVMFDLPVTEAEDRKKATKFRKFLLDEGFEMSQFSVYMRFCGTRDKIDAYISKIEANIPPNGKVSILFFTDKQYGNIINFFNREKRKLPIKSEQYVLFDLFK